The window CGCATCCGCCGATCCGGAGAAGTCCCGGGTAAAGCTAGGGTCGGTCAACAAACTGAGGTTATGCGCGGACACCGCAGTGCCCAGAATCGTCGCCTCGTTAAAGGAGTTTTCAGAGTCTTTCTTTAGAGACGAGCCCGTACTCTTTGAAGACTGTGTGCTTTCCTGCAGCACCACCGTCAATACATCGCCCACCTGATGGGCCGTGCGATCGCCGTACAGAGAGAAGCTTTGCGCACTGGAATAGATGGAACCATCTACCGGCGCCGGCTGCATCAGCGTCTGCGGAGGCACTGGCGCAAAAGCGGGGTCACCCGGACGCACCTGTTCACGGCTGATCGGACTGCAACCACTCAGCAAGGTAAACATGATTAGTGAGATCAGCGTTAGAGTTTTCACGCCTGGCCCTCCCCGATTAACTCGACAACTCATTAATTAAAGATTCTGGGTGATGTACTGCAGCATCTGGTCCGCAGTGGTCACCACTTTTGCGTTCATTTCGTAGGCGCGCTGAGTGGTGATCATGTTCACCATTTCCTCAACGATCTCTACGTTGGAAGTTTCCACCATGCCCTGCTCCACGGTGCCCAAGCCCGCCAATCCGGGCGTGCCTTCCTGAGGATCGCCACTGGCGGCGGTCTCCCTGAACAGGTTGTTGCCGATCGCCTCCAGCCCGGCCGGGTTGATGAAGTCCACCGTATTGATGTTGCCAA is drawn from Hahella sp. KA22 and contains these coding sequences:
- the flgH gene encoding flagellar basal body L-ring protein FlgH; its protein translation is MKTLTLISLIMFTLLSGCSPISREQVRPGDPAFAPVPPQTLMQPAPVDGSIYSSAQSFSLYGDRTAHQVGDVLTVVLQESTQSSKSTGSSLKKDSENSFNEATILGTAVSAHNLSLLTDPSFTRDFSGSADADQSNSLTGNISVTISDVLPNGVLRIRGEKWLTLTEGDEYIRLSGLVRPQDISVDNTILSSKIADARFAYSGTGAFGDVNRAGWLQRFFNSEWFPL